One stretch of Clostridia bacterium DNA includes these proteins:
- a CDS encoding GTP-binding protein, protein MSKEKYVRTKPHINIGTIGHVDHGKTTLTAAIT, encoded by the coding sequence ATGTCAAAGGAGAAATATGTAAGGACTAAACCCCACATAAATATAGGAACAATAGGTCACGTAGACCATGGAAAGACAACATTGACAGCAGCTATAAC